The window TCGTTTTTCCCGACATATCGGTTATTGTTACAATAGTATTGTTGAACGTTGCCAAGATGTTGACTATACCGTTATAGATCGCCTTCCCCGTACGGACCTTGGGGATTTTTATTTTCTCCTGTTCCTGTTCCCCCAAGACAGGCGAAGAAACAGTTTCTGCTTGGTTTTCTTTCTTTTTCGTTCCCTGTTTTTTTTCGGCTATATCGCTTGCTCCAGCCGGGGAATTCCCTTCTTCTTTTTTCCCCTTGTGCTTTTTTTCTTGATTGTTTTCCGCCATTGCCCACCTCGGTTTGCCTATCGATTTTTTTGTTTAGACTTTCAACGGAGATAAAGTTTTAAACCTTTCCTTTCTTGGCTTCTTTTCTCCTCACTACCCCAATCGTCTTTCTTGGACCTTTTCTTGTCCGTGCATTTGTGGAAGTTCTCTGTCCTCTTACCGGCAGACCTCGGATATGCCTGATACCCCTATAGCAACGAATGGATTGAAGCCTTTTAATATTTTGCTGAATTTCCCGTCTTAAATCGCCTTCTACAACAAACCCGTTTTCTTCGATCACTTGTATAATCCTGTTGATCTGCTGATTTGTCAAGTCCTTGGCCCTCATTTGAGGATTGAGTTCAGCCTGCTCACAAATGAGTTTAGCTCTTGAGCGCCCAATTCCATAAATGACAGGTAAGGCTGATATCAACGGCTTGTTTCCCGGTATTTCTACTCCCAAAATCCTAGCCATGGCTATTACCTTTTAAGCTCGATATTATCCTTGCCTTTGTTTTAACCGAGGATTTTTCTTGTTTATTATGTAAATTCTTCCTTTTCTTCGAACGACCTGGCAATCCGCCGTTCTTCTTCTTACTGAAGCTCTTACTTTCATTGTCTCTCCTAGGGTTGTTAATAAATGCAGAAGGTCTTAAATATTCAAAAAAGAAAAAAATTCAAGAGTTTTTTATCTTCAATGCGTATAACAATCTAATTCTATATCCTTCTCTGACAAAGTCAAAATTTCAGGACCTTTCTTCGTTATCAATACGGTGTGCTCAAAATGGGCCGATCTCTGTCCATCTTCAGTTACAGCGGTCCAACCATCCGGGAGCATGACCACCCTACCCGTGCCCCGATTAACCATCGGCTCAATGGCAAGGATCATTCCTGCTTTTAATTTGGGCCCACAACCCGCTTTCCCAAAATTAGGAACAGGAGGTTCCTCATGAAGCCTACGGCCGACGCCATGGCCGACAAAATCTTTTACCACCTGGTATCCCTGTTCCAACACGTATCTTTCGATAGCTGAAGAAATATCTCCAACCCTGTTCCCTTCCCTAGCCTGGGCTATCCCAATCATAAGCGCAGTGCTTGTCACCTCCATCAACCTCAAATCTTCCACGTCCACGGTTCCCACCGGAAAAGTTTTTGCCGTATCCCCAATCCACCCATCAAAGATAATACCGACATCGAGTTTTACCAGGTCACCATAACGGATTTTGCGCTTTCCGCCAATCCCATGAACGACCTCTTCATTAATCGATATGCAGATATTTCCAGGAAATCCTCTATATCCAAGAAATGCACTTTTAGCTCCATAAGACTGGATGAGATGAGCGGCATATTGATCGACTTCGGCTGTTGTAATCCCAGGGGCAAGAATGGCCTTGATTTTCTCGATAATCTCGGTAACCAGCCGGCAACTACGCCGCATCGCCTCGATTTCTTTGCCTCTTTTAATGGGTATCACTGTTAAATGAATTGATTTGAAAATGAATAGACCAGGTATAGCTTAATCCAATACAACGACGAGATCAAGAGATTCCATCACCGGTTATTTTTTCTATTTTCTCCAACAACCTTCTTTTTTTTCGATTGGCATTATTAGCCACGAGCTTTTTTCTTTTTACCAATCGATCGAGCAAAGATTGAATTTTGGGGAAAAAAGCTAAGGCTTCTTGCTTTTTTTTGGCTTCGATCAAATCCTTGAGCTGCTTAATCTGCTCTTTTAATTCTTTTTTTGCTCTAAGATTAAAAATTCTTTTTCTTTGACTTTTCCGCTGATGCTTTTCAGCCGATTTTGTATTGGGCATAGGGAAAATTAATTTTAGAATTTTTTATCTCCTGTCAAGCAAAATAGAAGTTGTTTTAAAATTTTTATATGGCTGCTATTTTCTTTCTGGTCTCATTGATTGAATAGCTTTAGGCGGATGGAACAATAAAAAGAGAGAGCTTATTATGCAATTTCCTCAAGATTGGATTTTGGACACATTGAAAAACAGTCTTTATCAAAAGTTTGGTCAAATCCCCTTTACCCCCATTGTTGAACCCTGTACAAATCCTGCTTTCGGAGATTTCCAATCGAATATAGCTTTTATTCTTGCCCAGTCACTCAAAGCAAATCCAAAGAACCTGGCCGAGGAATTAGCAAGATCCATTGGTGAAAGTCCCTTTATTTTTCCTCCAGAAGTTGGAGGTAGTGGTTTTTTAAATTTCAAAGTGAAGCCTAAAGCCTATTTAGACACCTTTCTAGCCATACGCTCGGATCCAAGGCTGGGAATCGAGCAGACAAAACAACCTCAAACCATAGTCATCGATTTTTCCAGTCCGAACATAGCCAAAGAGTTACATGTCGGCCATCTGCGTAGTACAATCCTCGGAGATGTCTTGCGAAAATTAAATCTTTTTTTAGGCCACCGCGTTATTACCGATAATCACCTGGGGGATTGGGGAACCCAGTTTGGGATGGTTATCCTTGGATATAAAAAATATGGTAGGCCCGAGCTGCTTACCCAAAGACCCTTAGAATACCTTGAAGAACTCTACATAAAAATCCAGAAAGAATCCGATGAATCCACTCAAATTAGGGAGGAAGCAAAAAAAGAATTGCAAAAATTACAATCTGGAGATCCCGAAAACAGGAGTCTTTGGGAGAGATTCGTTCAGGCTTCTCTAGGAGAATTAGACAAAATCTACCAGAGATTGAATGTTAAATTTGATTTTTCTCTTGGAGAGAGTTTTTACAATCCCATGCTTGAAGGAATAGTCGAGCAGCTCCTTCAAAAGGGGATAGCACGATACAGCGAAGGGGCGGTTTGTGTTTTTTTTGGGAAGAGTTTTCCCGAACTCGAGGACAATCCCCTGCTTATCCGCAAAAGTGACGGAGCTTTTCTTTACGCGACAACGGATATAGCCACTCTTTTTTTCCGATTCCAAAACTGGGGTGCTCATAGAATCATATATGTTACCGACTCAAGGCAAAAACTGCATTTTAACCAACTCTTTGCCCTTGCTCAAATTTTGGCCCTCCCTGTTCGATTAGAACATGTCCATTTTGGCTCCATCCTAGGAGAAGACAAAAAACCCCTAAAAACAAGGGAAGGAACACCTGTAAAGCTCAGGGAGCTTTTGGACGAGGCAGAAAACAGGGCCTATCAACTCATAGACGCCAAGCGTAAAGATCTATCCCCGGAAAAAAAACAACACATAGCCAGGGCAGTGGGTATAGGAGCCCTAAAATATGCCGATCTTTCTCAAAATAGAACCCTCGATTATGTTTTCAAATGGGAAAAATTGCTTTCATTCGACGGCAACACCGCCCCTTATCTCATTAATGCTCATGTGCGAATCCGTTCTATCATGAAAAAAGCTTCACTGCATGGTTACTATTCAACCCTTGGATTTACCTCTTTGAAATTTGAAACCGAAGCACTCCACCCCCAGGAAATAGAATTATTAAGAACTCTTTTGAGTTTTAAATATGCCCTTTGCCTCGCATCCGAGGAAAACTCTCCTCACCATTTATGCAGCTTTCTGTATGCTTTAGCCAAGGTTTTCCATAAGTTTTATGAGCTCTGTCCTGTCCTGGGAGCTCCAACCGAACCTATCCGCCAGCGCAGAATGGCTTTTTGCGAATGCACCGCCCAAACCTTATCCCTTGGTTTGAATCTCCTGGGTATTGAACCCCTGGATGAAATGTAACCGTTCCGGCAGAGAATTGTTCATTACCTCCTGGGCTGGAACAAGGCTGACTTCCTGCTTCGCCGAAGCTGGATATAGCGGCACTTACGTGTCTGACCAGGGATCTCCTCTCCACAGGATGTCACCGTGGAATCCAGGGCCGTGTCCCTCAAGTCGATCGCGGCTCGAACGCTTACGGTCATGCTCTGCGCCGCAGGGTCTTGCGCCGCGACACCCAGGAACTCCGCAGCCTTGCGGATGCCGACCATCTTGCGGGGCATGCTCTGAAAGCGAGCATGAATAACCATTGACAAGCAATAATTTTTTGAACTACTCAAACCCTTTTTCTTTTCTTAGCTTATCCCTAAATGCTCAAAATCGGTCCACTTCCTCTTTCATCAACGCTATGGCTATAATTTTTTTATAAGATCATCATTTTTTATTGTCTCATACGATTATTGCCTATAATGTATAAGGTAATTATTTAACAAGTTATACTTATTGCTTAAAGATGGAAAAAAGTTGGATAGATGAGGATAAAAGATGCAATTTGACTATATCCCAATGCCTTCAACATGAAATCGAACCTTCTTACTGCAGCATAGCGCAATGGATTTTTAATGTCATTCATAATATTGGAGAAGGGTTGTTGGTTCTAGATAGTGATGGGAATATCAAGCTTTCCAATAAAGCAGCTGAAGAGCTATTTGGATATTATAGAATGGAGCTCTACAAAAAGCCCTTCGTAGAATTGCTTGCTCCTCCCTATCGTCAGAAATGGATTCGAACCTTCTTATCCAAAAAGAAAAAAAACAAGGCTAACCAGTATGAACTGTTGGGCCAGAAGAAAGATAAGAGCACTTTTTTCATGGAAATTTCCACCAGTGAAGTGTTTTTGAAAGAAGGTAAAATATTGAGTGTGCTGGTTAGGGATATCCGGGAGAGAAAGGCGCTAGAAAAAGCAGCCCTAGAAGCAAGTGAACAGGAAAGACAAAGAATCGGCCAGGATATTCATGATAGCCTGTGCCAACTGCTCATCGGCATCGAGTTTAAAGCACAATTCCTTGCTCAAGAGCTCCATGAAAAGCGAGAAAAAGGGGAAGAACTGGCAACCGAAATAGCCAAATTGGCCAGGGAAGCAGCTACTTCAGCTCGGGATATTGCAAAGGGGCTTGCTCCCTTGGCAATGACTACCTCAGACTTAATTTCCTCCTTGATTGAGCTTTCACAAAATACTTCTAAAAACACCCATATCGGCTGCCAATTCCACTTGATTGGAGAACCTATAATTCCCAATCCCTCTTTCATTATACAACTTTACCGCATCGCCCAAGAAGCCATAAATAACGCGATTAAACATTCCAAGGCCACACAGATCGATATCACCCTAGGAGAAATGTCTGGAATGATCTTCCTTCAAGTAGAAGA is drawn from Methylacidiphilum infernorum V4 and contains these coding sequences:
- the rpsK gene encoding 30S ribosomal protein S11 — translated: MAENNQEKKHKGKKEEGNSPAGASDIAEKKQGTKKKENQAETVSSPVLGEQEQEKIKIPKVRTGKAIYNGIVNILATFNNTIVTITDMSGKTIAWSSAGKCGFRGTKKSTAYVAQLVAQDAARQAMGHGMREVIVKVKGPGTGRESAIRALQAVGLEVTSILDVTPIPHNGCRPKKQRRV
- the rpsM gene encoding 30S ribosomal protein S13, whose translation is MARILGVEIPGNKPLISALPVIYGIGRSRAKLICEQAELNPQMRAKDLTNQQINRIIQVIEENGFVVEGDLRREIQQNIKRLQSIRCYRGIRHIRGLPVRGQRTSTNARTRKGPRKTIGVVRRKEAKKGKV
- the ykgO gene encoding type B 50S ribosomal protein L36, with translation MKVRASVRRRTADCQVVRRKGRIYIINKKNPRLKQRQG
- the map gene encoding type I methionyl aminopeptidase, whose protein sequence is MIPIKRGKEIEAMRRSCRLVTEIIEKIKAILAPGITTAEVDQYAAHLIQSYGAKSAFLGYRGFPGNICISINEEVVHGIGGKRKIRYGDLVKLDVGIIFDGWIGDTAKTFPVGTVDVEDLRLMEVTSTALMIGIAQAREGNRVGDISSAIERYVLEQGYQVVKDFVGHGVGRRLHEEPPVPNFGKAGCGPKLKAGMILAIEPMVNRGTGRVVMLPDGWTAVTEDGQRSAHFEHTVLITKKGPEILTLSEKDIELDCYTH
- the rpsT gene encoding 30S ribosomal protein S20, whose translation is MPNTKSAEKHQRKSQRKRIFNLRAKKELKEQIKQLKDLIEAKKKQEALAFFPKIQSLLDRLVKRKKLVANNANRKKRRLLEKIEKITGDGIS
- the argS gene encoding arginine--tRNA ligase, with protein sequence MQFPQDWILDTLKNSLYQKFGQIPFTPIVEPCTNPAFGDFQSNIAFILAQSLKANPKNLAEELARSIGESPFIFPPEVGGSGFLNFKVKPKAYLDTFLAIRSDPRLGIEQTKQPQTIVIDFSSPNIAKELHVGHLRSTILGDVLRKLNLFLGHRVITDNHLGDWGTQFGMVILGYKKYGRPELLTQRPLEYLEELYIKIQKESDESTQIREEAKKELQKLQSGDPENRSLWERFVQASLGELDKIYQRLNVKFDFSLGESFYNPMLEGIVEQLLQKGIARYSEGAVCVFFGKSFPELEDNPLLIRKSDGAFLYATTDIATLFFRFQNWGAHRIIYVTDSRQKLHFNQLFALAQILALPVRLEHVHFGSILGEDKKPLKTREGTPVKLRELLDEAENRAYQLIDAKRKDLSPEKKQHIARAVGIGALKYADLSQNRTLDYVFKWEKLLSFDGNTAPYLINAHVRIRSIMKKASLHGYYSTLGFTSLKFETEALHPQEIELLRTLLSFKYALCLASEENSPHHLCSFLYALAKVFHKFYELCPVLGAPTEPIRQRRMAFCECTAQTLSLGLNLLGIEPLDEM
- a CDS encoding PAS domain-containing sensor histidine kinase; translation: MEKSWIDEDKRCNLTISQCLQHEIEPSYCSIAQWIFNVIHNIGEGLLVLDSDGNIKLSNKAAEELFGYYRMELYKKPFVELLAPPYRQKWIRTFLSKKKKNKANQYELLGQKKDKSTFFMEISTSEVFLKEGKILSVLVRDIRERKALEKAALEASEQERQRIGQDIHDSLCQLLIGIEFKAQFLAQELHEKREKGEELATEIAKLAREAATSARDIAKGLAPLAMTTSDLISSLIELSQNTSKNTHIGCQFHLIGEPIIPNPSFIIQLYRIAQEAINNAIKHSKATQIDITLGEMSGMIFLQVEDNGVGMKIREGMNKGLGFRSMLYRAGMIGANLTIDSLPGKGTKVICSLPSSVKSKTEVQEKV